The Malus domestica chromosome 10, GDT2T_hap1 genome contains a region encoding:
- the LOC103445120 gene encoding uncharacterized protein isoform X2, whose product MASSSLLTPAPLSVQVHRCSSSHSHSHQVLCCIGLTTSFLKKWDVAGMLWRPKPFGSNNHTDWKKRRTLICVANQDAEEAFKKTVEVDRLIDKLRDSNPIELQKLVVQNVLAFNEGFWIRLAARTDTCKSEDDKKDYEELAISIMSIVDRLVHKTNEKIDSATDVLKGVLKPVVDDVEEIRWPPRDPEALKLMEKEIFHREQEGQLDEGFLAEVNAQLRQAKGDGDKPGFEAMLQKVLQLYASTVLSKRSYAKKAPEEEWNKLLINGLTIGKGEVSPQELYAVIKKRVERTLIRTEGGSYQQRILTEYLNGIQSRAEQIVQVLQGNL is encoded by the exons ATGGCTTCCTCATCATTACTCACGCCCGCGCCTCTGTCCGTACAAGTTCACCGGTGCTCCTCTtcacattctcactcccaccaG GTGCTTTGCTGCATTGGTTTAACAACGTCATTTCTCAAGAAATGGGATGTTGCGGGGATGTTGTGGAGGCCAAAGCCGTTCGGTTCGAACAATCATACGGATTGGAAGAAAAG GAGAACTTTGATCTGTGTAGCAAATCAAGATGCTGAAGAAGCATTCAAAAAGACTGTAGAAGTGGATAGGCTGATAGACAAACTGAGGGATTCAAATCCAATTGAA CTTCAGAAGCTTGTTGTTCAAAATGTACTGGCTTTTAATGAGGGTTTTTGGATACGGCTTGCGGCAAGAACTGATACCTGTAAATCGGAGGATGATAAA AAAGACTACGAGGAGTTGGCAATATCTATTATGAGCATAGTGGATCGCCTTGTCCATAAGACTaat GAAAAGATAGATTCAGCTACTGATGTCCTCAAAGGGGTTCTGAAACCTGTAGTGGATGATGTAGAAGAAATTCGATGGCCCCCTAGAGATCCTGAAGCTCTTAAGTTAATGGAGAAA GAAATATTCCACAGGGAGCAAGAAGGGCAACTAGATGAAGGCTTTCTTGCAGAAGTTAATGCACAACTACGACAA GCGAAAGGAGATGGGGATAAGCCAGGGTTTGAGGCTATGTTACAAAAGGTTTTGCAGCTCTATGCTTCTACTGTTCTATCTAAACGTAGCTATGCAAAGAAAG CTCCTGAGGAAGAATGGAACAAGCTGCTGATCAATGGATTGACAATTGGCAAAGGGGAAGTTTCTCCGCAGGAACTCTATGCTGTCATTAAGAAAAGGGTTGAGCGGACTCTGATCCGAACA GAGGGTGGTTCATACCAGCAGCGTATTCTTACGGAGTATTTGAATGGAATCCAATCCAGAGCGGAGCAAATTGTCCAAGTACTTCAGGGCAATCTGTAG
- the LOC103445120 gene encoding uncharacterized protein isoform X3 codes for MLRGCCGGQSRSVRTIIRIGRKANQDAEEAFKKTVEVDRLIDKLRDSNPIELQKLVVQNVLAFNEGFWIRLAARTDTCKSEDDKKDYEELAISIMSIVDRLVHKTNEKIDSATDVLKGVLKPVVDDVEEIRWPPRDPEALKLMEKEIFHREQEGQLDEGFLAEVNAQLRQAKGDGDKPGFEAMLQKVLQLYASTVLSKRSYAKKGDEILKPEKLLETIIKAPEEEWNKLLINGLTIGKGEVSPQELYAVIKKRVERTLIRTEGGSYQQRILTEYLNGIQSRAEQIVQVLQGNL; via the exons ATGTTGCGGGGATGTTGTGGAGGCCAAAGCCGTTCGGTTCGAACAATCATACGGATTGGAAGAAAAG CAAATCAAGATGCTGAAGAAGCATTCAAAAAGACTGTAGAAGTGGATAGGCTGATAGACAAACTGAGGGATTCAAATCCAATTGAA CTTCAGAAGCTTGTTGTTCAAAATGTACTGGCTTTTAATGAGGGTTTTTGGATACGGCTTGCGGCAAGAACTGATACCTGTAAATCGGAGGATGATAAA AAAGACTACGAGGAGTTGGCAATATCTATTATGAGCATAGTGGATCGCCTTGTCCATAAGACTaat GAAAAGATAGATTCAGCTACTGATGTCCTCAAAGGGGTTCTGAAACCTGTAGTGGATGATGTAGAAGAAATTCGATGGCCCCCTAGAGATCCTGAAGCTCTTAAGTTAATGGAGAAA GAAATATTCCACAGGGAGCAAGAAGGGCAACTAGATGAAGGCTTTCTTGCAGAAGTTAATGCACAACTACGACAA GCGAAAGGAGATGGGGATAAGCCAGGGTTTGAGGCTATGTTACAAAAGGTTTTGCAGCTCTATGCTTCTACTGTTCTATCTAAACGTAGCTATGCAAAGAAAG GGGATGAAATTCTGAAGCCCGAGAAGCTTCTTGAAACCATAATCAAAG CTCCTGAGGAAGAATGGAACAAGCTGCTGATCAATGGATTGACAATTGGCAAAGGGGAAGTTTCTCCGCAGGAACTCTATGCTGTCATTAAGAAAAGGGTTGAGCGGACTCTGATCCGAACA GAGGGTGGTTCATACCAGCAGCGTATTCTTACGGAGTATTTGAATGGAATCCAATCCAGAGCGGAGCAAATTGTCCAAGTACTTCAGGGCAATCTGTAG
- the LOC103445120 gene encoding uncharacterized protein isoform X1, translating into MASSSLLTPAPLSVQVHRCSSSHSHSHQVLCCIGLTTSFLKKWDVAGMLWRPKPFGSNNHTDWKKRRTLICVANQDAEEAFKKTVEVDRLIDKLRDSNPIELQKLVVQNVLAFNEGFWIRLAARTDTCKSEDDKKDYEELAISIMSIVDRLVHKTNEKIDSATDVLKGVLKPVVDDVEEIRWPPRDPEALKLMEKEIFHREQEGQLDEGFLAEVNAQLRQAKGDGDKPGFEAMLQKVLQLYASTVLSKRSYAKKGDEILKPEKLLETIIKAPEEEWNKLLINGLTIGKGEVSPQELYAVIKKRVERTLIRTEGGSYQQRILTEYLNGIQSRAEQIVQVLQGNL; encoded by the exons ATGGCTTCCTCATCATTACTCACGCCCGCGCCTCTGTCCGTACAAGTTCACCGGTGCTCCTCTtcacattctcactcccaccaG GTGCTTTGCTGCATTGGTTTAACAACGTCATTTCTCAAGAAATGGGATGTTGCGGGGATGTTGTGGAGGCCAAAGCCGTTCGGTTCGAACAATCATACGGATTGGAAGAAAAG GAGAACTTTGATCTGTGTAGCAAATCAAGATGCTGAAGAAGCATTCAAAAAGACTGTAGAAGTGGATAGGCTGATAGACAAACTGAGGGATTCAAATCCAATTGAA CTTCAGAAGCTTGTTGTTCAAAATGTACTGGCTTTTAATGAGGGTTTTTGGATACGGCTTGCGGCAAGAACTGATACCTGTAAATCGGAGGATGATAAA AAAGACTACGAGGAGTTGGCAATATCTATTATGAGCATAGTGGATCGCCTTGTCCATAAGACTaat GAAAAGATAGATTCAGCTACTGATGTCCTCAAAGGGGTTCTGAAACCTGTAGTGGATGATGTAGAAGAAATTCGATGGCCCCCTAGAGATCCTGAAGCTCTTAAGTTAATGGAGAAA GAAATATTCCACAGGGAGCAAGAAGGGCAACTAGATGAAGGCTTTCTTGCAGAAGTTAATGCACAACTACGACAA GCGAAAGGAGATGGGGATAAGCCAGGGTTTGAGGCTATGTTACAAAAGGTTTTGCAGCTCTATGCTTCTACTGTTCTATCTAAACGTAGCTATGCAAAGAAAG GGGATGAAATTCTGAAGCCCGAGAAGCTTCTTGAAACCATAATCAAAG CTCCTGAGGAAGAATGGAACAAGCTGCTGATCAATGGATTGACAATTGGCAAAGGGGAAGTTTCTCCGCAGGAACTCTATGCTGTCATTAAGAAAAGGGTTGAGCGGACTCTGATCCGAACA GAGGGTGGTTCATACCAGCAGCGTATTCTTACGGAGTATTTGAATGGAATCCAATCCAGAGCGGAGCAAATTGTCCAAGTACTTCAGGGCAATCTGTAG
- the LOC114827545 gene encoding uncharacterized protein, producing the protein MDLGKISRANSMDEEFEFLEIEDGEELLGLTHWEFIDASDADSEENHHHHCSDSEQTDKDEEANRFDRLIIGPASFSPSIPPPVADPIPAQRRRRPHLVRFVDVGLNLKLRSDWDDGSDEDEGHGEEEEEEEDGYGLDDELVPWSVSDKFGRQRMRKLGKRMIPKTNNSKRSPYMVARPGCVRGKHGLGLKHIY; encoded by the coding sequence ATGGATTTGGGAAAAATTTCAAGGGCAAACTCCATGGACGAAGAATTCGAATTCTTGGAAATTGAAGACGGAGAAGAACTCTTGGGTCTCACACACTGGGAATTCATCGACGCCTCCGACGCCGACTCAGAGgaaaaccaccaccaccactgctCCGACTCCGAACAAACGGATAAAGACGAAGAAGCAAATCGGTTCGATAGGCTTATCATCGGGCCCGCTTCATTTTCCCCTTCGATCCCTCCGCCGGTGGCCGATCCGATCCCCGCCCAACGTCGTCGCCGCCCCCATCTCGTCCGATTTGTGGATGTGGGTCTCAATCTCAAACTCCGTAGCGATTGGGACGACGGCAGCGATGAGGATGAGGGTCAtggtgaggaggaggaggaggaggaggatgggTATGGATTAGACGACGAGCTGGTGCCGTGGTCGGTGAGCGACAAGTTCGGGCGGCAGAGGATGAGGAAATTGGGGAAGAGGATGATTCCGAAGACGAACAATTCGAAGCGGTCTCCGTACATGGTTGCGAGGCCTGGCTGCGTTCGCGGGAAGCATGGCCTGGGATTGAAGCATATTTACTGA